The genomic region TTTTATACAATTGAGTTCTTTTCCAGTCATGTTTCTACCTTTTTGATTTTTTCCCCTGTTCCCGGGGTTTGCTGGAAACCCTGATTCCTGCCAGTGCAAGAACTATGGCAAACACAATGGAATATACAAATATCTGCAAACCGTCCTGCAGACCTGTTTCAGTTCCTCCCATTACAGGATTTATGGATATAAGATAACGTGTAGCCCCCCAGAGGAGAAATCCTAATGAAGTGACAAAGAATGCAGGACTCATATACCTGGCAGTTGGCTCTGAGTGTTGCTTGGAATCAATTATCTTACCTGCATCTGCAAACAGAATTGCCAATACGTATATCCAGATAGTACTGTTAATGAAAGACGTTATAAGCGGAATAATTCCGTAATACCATATTCCCTGTGAAGTGTATAAGGACCACACATTCATCAGGCCTACCAATGAGGCAATGAGCACCAACAGAGCTGCTGTTGCATAGGTGAAAAATGTAAGCCTGCCTGAATAGAAGGAATCTTTCAGTTTTTCCCAGTAAAAGTCTACTGTATCACTGAAACCTCTGTAAAGCATGTAAAGACCCACAGCTGCCAGAATACCTATTATGGCGCCCTGGGAATAGTCAATTAAAAGGAAGAATGCATAAATAAGAGCCGCAAGACCCACCGGCACAAAGAATGTCTGGGATATTTTCGGATCATTGAATGCATGCTTGATTATGTAATATGTGCTTTCAAGATTGGCACTCTGCATTACTACTATACGCCTGACAGAATCTATCTTCATTCTGGACTGGACAATTGGGATAAGTGTTTCATCTTCAGCACCGTCAGAAACAAATATAGCAGATTCTGCAGGGAACTTTTTTAATAACATATCAAGCTGATTTGCAATTTTCTGGTCAGATATGATACCGATATTCCTGTCGCCTGCAAGGGTGATTATCTCTGCATCTACTCCTTTTGCCAGCAGTTCGTCAAGTATCTTGACCCCACCGAAAATAGTATTGGTATCAGAATCTTCAGGGTCTGCCGTTGCAAGTTTTACTGCTGCCTCTATGTTTGCTTCCCTGCCTATAAGAGGAGCAAGTACATTTGCTTTGTCTCCAAGGTCATTGTCCCTGTCAATACATATTACCAGTGTTTGCATGCAACTCCAGTAGGTATTTAGAACGAAAATATAAATAGATTCTGATAAAACGTTACCTGTAAGTAACTTGGAAAAAAGATAAATTGAGTTTTAAAAGACTTATGAATTTAGCCTTTCAATTAGCAGACGAGCCCATTTTAGTTTTTTCTTCTTAACGGGATTGACAGTTTCATCATCAAAGTCAAAACCAACAAGAGTTATGCTAACCGCACCGAACTCTTTTGCCAGATATGCACACCTGTCTCCGTCACTGAAGCCACCGAAATTGAAAACATAATCCAGTGGAACAGCCTGGGTGCTGCCTATAATTTTGTCCAGTTGCGGAACATGGCTATGGAGTTTGTCAATATTATCCCCATGACTGTGTACTACCATAATTGAGCCTGCTTTATTTGCAACAATCTCTTTTTCGACATCGCCATCAAGATCGGTTACAATTATATCAGGAATTATCCCTCTATCAACAAGTACGGCAGTAGCTCCATCGGCTGCTATTATCACAAAATCATCGGGATTGATAAGTTCAAGTTCCTGTTCAAGGACAGGAGCATTCCCGCAGACCAGAATATCTTTTCCCTCAATAAGTGCTTTTAATTCGGAAATGTCTGCAGAATTAGAAGTATCGAGCATAGCAGAGAGGATGAGAGCTGCCTGCTCATCACCTTCCCTGCTAAAGCCCATGTCCTTTAGTATGGACTCGTAAATGGGTTCCCATTCATTGAAGTCCATTGTAACCTCAGTTTGTTTTTGAAATGCCGATGGTCATGGATATGCCTTCGACATCCCAGTCCTTTTCAAGTGAACCTGCTGTGTCAACATCAAGCCCAATGACCTGAACGTTTGCACGGGTTTCCTTTGCAATGAACTGCTCGCGGTCAAGTACAAGGTCAAGTACTCTCTGGTCGTTTATCTGTATGTGGGACTTGATATTATCATCAACTGCAAGATTGAGTTCCTTCCTCATATCCTGCACCCTGCGAATAACTTCCCTGGTATAACCTTCAGATTCTATTTCACGGGTCAGGTTTGCATCCACATAGATTATACCTGCACTGGACTGGGCACTTGCAACCATTTCAGGCAGTGCTTCTATGAAGTTGACCATTTCAGGTTTGATAATAGCTGTTCCTCCCGGGATCTCCAGTTCAAACTGGTCTTCCAGAGCAAGTGCTTTCTTAAGCTGCATTGCATCTGCCTGCTTAATTGCACCAACAACCTTGCCGGCATCGCCCTTGAACACAGGACCTATCTTCCCGGGATCGGGATTTGCCTCAAATCCGAGTTCATCCCATGATTCCCCTACTCCGGTAAGCACGATGTCCTTGGAGTTAGTCTGGTCCATGAGTACGGATTTCAGGTTTGTGACTGCATCTGCTGCCTGCTGGTTTACAGGACTGAGAACTA from Methanolobus tindarius DSM 2278 harbors:
- a CDS encoding DUF373 family protein — translated: MQTLVICIDRDNDLGDKANVLAPLIGREANIEAAVKLATADPEDSDTNTIFGGVKILDELLAKGVDAEIITLAGDRNIGIISDQKIANQLDMLLKKFPAESAIFVSDGAEDETLIPIVQSRMKIDSVRRIVVMQSANLESTYYIIKHAFNDPKISQTFFVPVGLAALIYAFFLLIDYSQGAIIGILAAVGLYMLYRGFSDTVDFYWEKLKDSFYSGRLTFFTYATAALLVLIASLVGLMNVWSLYTSQGIWYYGIIPLITSFINSTIWIYVLAILFADAGKIIDSKQHSEPTARYMSPAFFVTSLGFLLWGATRYLISINPVMGGTETGLQDGLQIFVYSIVFAIVLALAGIRVSSKPREQGKKSKR
- a CDS encoding 6-hydroxymethylpterin diphosphokinase MptE-like protein, with the protein product MDFNEWEPIYESILKDMGFSREGDEQAALILSAMLDTSNSADISELKALIEGKDILVCGNAPVLEQELELINPDDFVIIAADGATAVLVDRGIIPDIIVTDLDGDVEKEIVANKAGSIMVVHSHGDNIDKLHSHVPQLDKIIGSTQAVPLDYVFNFGGFSDGDRCAYLAKEFGAVSITLVGFDFDDETVNPVKKKKLKWARLLIERLNS